Genomic segment of Magnetospirillum sp. WYHS-4:
TCTCGCCACCCTGCCGGCGGTGGCCCGCCGCCTGGCCAGCGCCGCCCTGCTGGAACATTGGCTGGAGGCGGTGGCCCGGATGGCCCGCGAGGCCAAGGACGGCTTGGTACCCCTGTTCGGCCACGTGGGGCCCATGCTGGATCAACTGTCGGTGGCGGGGCTCGGCAACTGGATCGATTACGGCATCCGCGCCTACCGCGACCAGCCCTACATGATGGGCGAGTTCTTCGGCCTGAAGACCGCCGATTCCTTGGCTGTCTTGCAGCGCGAGCGCCATGGAACCCTGTTCGCCGACCATGCGCGGGAGATGGAACTCTGGCTCCGCGCCCTCTGGGGGCTGGAGGATGCCTTCAAGCCCTATTCCCTCGCCCTGGACGAGAAGCGCAAACCCGTTCCCCACCTGGACAAGCAGGGCTTCCACCTGCCCGACGTCTACGATCCGCTGGACGGTATAACCGGCATCGACCGCTACCGGGCGCAGGCGGCCCATCTGGCCGCGCACCGACTATGGTCGGAACCCTATCTGGGCGACAACTTCAGCGCCTTCCAGCACCTGCCCATCGAATGCTTCGAGGATGCCCGCGTCGAGGCCCTGGCCATGCGGCGCTATCCCGGCCTGCGGCAGCTCTGGCAGGCGCTGCACCCCGCCCCGCGGGAAGGCGCCTGCCCGCCCGGCTGGTCCTGCATCCGCCACAAGCTGACGCTGCTGTCGCGCGCCATTCTCGATCCGGACCATCCCTACAGCGACCCCATGGTGCACGAGTACGCCAAGCGCTTCCACCAAGCCTTCGCCGCCGATCCCCATGACCGGTCCCTGAGCACCCGCCTGGGGGTGGAATGGCTGACCGACAACTACCAGCACGATTTCCGCAAGTCCCAGGTCTGGTTCGCCGACACCTTCGTGTCGTATCGCGACGACAACCGGTATCTCTGGCTGTTCCTGGAAGACGCCAAGAACGAAGACGAGTTCCATTCCGACCACGGCGCCCGCGACCCCTGGGAGAAGGATGAGCGGGAACAGGACGTCCTGCCCCCCAGTCACTATCCGGAATGGGATTACCGGGCCCAGGCCTACCGTCCCGATTGGGCGACCGTTTACGAGGCCATCCAGCCGCCCGGCGCGGCCGCCGACATCGATGCCCTGCTGGAGCGCGATCAACTGGTCGCCAAGCGGCTCAGGAAGGCGGTGGACCAGTTGAAGCCCCACCAACGCACCCGCCTGCGCTACCAGAAGGAAGGCGACGAACTGGACCTGGAGATGTTGATCCGTGCCGTCACCGATCACCGCTCGGGCGCGGAGGCCGATACCCGCATCCACGTCCGCCACGTGCCGGGCGGGCGCAGCATCGCGCTGCTGCTGCTGCTCGACCTGTCGGAATCGGTGAAGGATACTCCGCCGGGCCTGGACCGCAGTATCCTCACCCTGGCCCAGGAGTCGGTCTCGCTGCTGGCCTGGACGGTGGAGGAACTGGGCGACAGCTTCGCCATCGGCGGCTTCGCCTCCAACACCCGCCATGATGTGCGCTATACCCATTTCAAGGGCTTCGGCGAGGACTGGGGCCACGAGTCCAAGGCCCGCCTGGCGGCCATGCAAGCCGGGTTGTCGACCCGCATGGGGGCGGCGTTGCGCCACGCCGGGCGCTATCTGGAACGGCGGCGCGAGGAAAAGAAGATCCTGCTGGTGCTCAGCGATGGCGAACCCTCCGACGTGGACGTCGTCGACGACCGCTACCTGAAGGCCGACACCCATGCCGCGGTGGCGGAACTGAAGCGCAAGGGCGTCGATACCTATTGCATCACCCTGGACCCGCGCGCCGACGACTATGTCGGCGAGATCTTCGGCCGGGCCCGCTACACGGTCATCGACCGCCTGGACCGGCTGCCCGAAAAGCTGTCGCGCCTGTTCATGAGCCTGACTCGATAGGGGCGGTCAATGGCCTTGGATATTACGCGGATGTTGTGTATTGTTGATGCCGGGTCCGGTGCAAGGTCGGATCGTCGCAACGAAACGATATCTTTCCCGCGGGGACAGTCATGGCTCGTATCGTGGTGCTCGGCGCCGGCGTCGGCGGCGTTTCGATGGCCTATGAGATGCAGGAGAAGCTGGGCAGGAACGACCGCCTGACCGTCATCTCCAACAGCGATTTCTTCCAGTTCGTCCCTTCCAACCCCTGGGTCGCCGTCAACTGGCGCACCAAGGAGGACGTGGTCGTCCCCCTGGCCCAGCCTATGGCGCGCAAGGGCATCGAGTTCGTCGCCAAGGGGGCCAGGAAGGTCCATCCCGACCGCAACCGGGTGGAACTGTCCGACGGCACCGAAGTCGACTACGACTACCTGATCGTCGCCACCGGCCCGCAACTGGCCTTCCACGAGATCGAAGGCTTCGGGCCCGAGCACCATACCCATTCCATTTGCAGCGTCGACCATGCGGTGGCCGCCGGCCAGGCCTGGGAGGACTTCTGCAAGGACCCCGGCCATCTGGTGATCGGGGCCGTCCAGGGCGCGTCCTGCTTCGGGCCGGCCTACGAATTCGCCATGATCGTCGACACCGACCTGCGCCGCCGCAAGATCCGCAACAAGGTACCCATCACCTTCGTCACCTCGGAACCCTACATCGGGCACCTGGGCCTGGGCGGGGTGGGCGACACCAAGGGCATGATCGAAGCCGAGCTGCGCAACCGCCACATCAAGTGGATCTGCAACGCCAAGGTAGACAAGTTCGAGGCCGGCCGGGTGTTCGTCAGCGAGTGCGACCTGGAAGGCAAGCCGGCCAAAACCCACGAACTGTCCCACAAGTACTGCATGATGCTGCCGGCCTTCCGTGGCATCGGCGCGGTGGCGGGGATCGAGGGGCTGGGCAACCCGCGCGACTTCATCCTGGTCGACCGGCACCAGCGCAATCCCAAGTACCGCAACGTCTTCTCGGTGGGGGTCTGCATCGCCATCCCGCCGGTGGAAGCGACACCGGTGCCGACCGGCTGTCCGAAGACCGGCTTCATGATCGAAAGCATGGTCACGGCGGCGGCGGAAAACATCCGCGAGATCCTGGACGGCAAGGAGCCGACTCACGAAGGCTCCTGGAGCGCCGCCTGCCTGGCCGACTTCGGCGACGGGGGGGCGGCCTTCGTCGCCATCCCGCAGATTCCGCCACGCAACGTCAACTGGTCGTCCAAGGGCAAGTGGGTGCACCTGGCCAAGATCGCCTTCGAGAAGTACTTCATCCGCAAGGTCCGCAAGGGCCTGGGCGAGCCGGGCTACGAAAAGCACATGATCAAGCTGATGGGCCTGCACCGCCTCAAGTAGGCAAGGCGGCGGCGCCCATCTTCACCTATGGTCTGTTTCGACAACGACCATTTTGGCGCATCGCGACGACGGTAAGCTCACCGTTGCGGGTGCGGCCAAGCTCGCGGATGCGCACACCCGGTAAGGGCCAAGATGAAGAGCCAAAGCCATTGTCCCGTTGGCATATGGCCTGCGACTACCGCTCCGCCGACAGGATGACCATGGCATGCGCCATAGGAAATTCGTCGGTCAACGACAGATCGATGTGCGGCCGCCAGCCGGGCGGAGTCAGAGCCTCCAGGCGCGCCAGCGCTCCGCCGGACAGTTTGAGGAAGGGCTGGCCCGAAGGGTGGTTGGCGACCTCGATGTCCTTGAAGAACACGCCGTCGCGAAAGCCGGTGCCCAGAGCCTTGGCCAGGGCCTCCTTGGCGGCGAAGCGCTGGGCGTAGGCGGCGGCGGGATTGGGTTTGCGTTCGGCCCGGGCCCGCTCGCCCTCGGTGAACAGGCGTTCGACGAAGCGGTCCCCGAACTGGTCCAGCGACTTCTCGATGCGCCGGATGTCGCAAAGGTCGGTGCCGACGCCCAGGATCATGGGGCCCCGCGCGCCTCGTCCATCAGGCGGCGCATCTCGCGGATGCTGTCCTCCAGGCCGACGAAGATGGCCTCGCCGACAAGGAAGTGGCCGATGTTGAGTTCGACGATGGACGGAATGGCCGCCACCGGTCCCACGCTGTCGTAGCCCAGGCCGTGGCCGGCGTGGCATTCCAGGCCCAGGGCCTGGGCGTGGGCGGCCGCCTTGACGATGCGTTCCAGTTCCCGCTCACGGGCCTTGCCGTGGGCCTCGCAATAGGCGCCAGTGTGGAGTTCGACCACCGGCGCGCCGATCTCGCGGGCGGCGTCGAGTTGACGAGGATCGGGCTCGACGAACAACGAGACCCGGATGCCGGCCGCCACCATCTCGCGCACGTAGCGTTCCAGGCCCTGGCGGTTGCCCGCGACTTCCAGGCCGCCCTCGGTAGTGCGTTCCTCGCGCCGTTCGGGCACCACGCAGGCGGCGTGAGGCTTGTGGCGCAGCGCCACCGCCAGCATCTCGTCGGTGGCCGCCATTTCCAGGTTGAGCGGCAGGTCGATCTCGCGGGCCAGCCGGTTGATGTCGTGGTCCGAGATGTGGCGCCGGTCCTCGCGCAGGTGCGCCGTGATGCCGTCCGCCCCCGCCCTCGCGGCCAGCAATGCCGCACGCAAGGGATCGGGATGGGCGCCGCCGCGGGCGTTGCGGATGGTCGCCACGTGGTCGATGTTGACGCCTAGGCGCAAAGGCTCGTTCGCCATGGTCCGTCCTATCCCCTTGCCCTTTCGATGGCGTTGATGACCGGCGTGGCGCGGAGGGCCGCGATGATGTCGGTCAGATGCTTGACGTCGCGCACCTCGATGTCGACCAGCAGGTCGAAGACCTCGCTGCTGCGGGTGGTGATCTTCAGGTTGGAGATGTTTCCTTCGTTCTTGGCGATCACCGTCGACAGGCTGCCCAGGCTGCCCGGTTCGTTCAGCACGCTGAGATGCACCCGGCCGACGTGGCCGCGGTCCTTGGCCGTTCCGTTGCCCTGTTCCCAGGACACGTCCAACCAGCGTTCCGGCTGTTCGGCGTAGGTCTCCAGCATTTCGCAGTCGATGGTATGGATGGTCACCCCCTTGCCCGTGGTGACGATGCCGACGATCCGATCGCCGGGCAGCGGATGGCAGCAGCCGGCGAAATGCATGGCCATGCCCGGAATCAGACCCTTGATCGGAATTCCCCCGTCGCGGCGGGCGCTACCGCCGGCGGGGTGGGGGGCGTGGCCGTGGTGCTGGGCTTCCTTCCTTTCCCGCATGCGGGCCAGCGGCACCACGTTGGCCGCCTCCCGCTTCTTCCTGATGCCGGGGAAGACCGCTTCCAGCACTTCGCGCGCCGTGTGGTGGCCGGCCCCCACGGCGGTACAGATGTCTTCGACGCCATGGGCCTTGAAGACCGTCAACGCCCCTTCCAGGGACTTGGGGGCGAATTCATAGCCTTCCTCGGCAAAGGCCTTCTGCAGGATGGCCTTGCCCAGGTGAAGGTACTGCTCCCGCTCCGCCTGGCGGACGAAGCGGCGGATATGGGACCGCGCCTTACCCGTCACCACGAAGCGTTCCCAGTTGGGCGACGGGGTCTGGACCTTGGAAGTCAGGATGTCCACCTGATCGCCGTTCTGCAACTGGGTGCGCAATTGGACGATGGCGCCGTTGATCTTGGCGCCCACGCAGTGGTCGCCCACCTCGGAATGGACCGCGTAGGCGAAGTCGACCGGCGTCGCGCCCTGCGGCAGGGTAATCAGATCGCCCTTGGGGGTGAAGCAGAAGACCTGGTCCTGGAACATCTCCAGCTTTGTATGTTCGAGGAACTCGTCGGGGCTGGACGCGTTCTCCAGTATCTCCAGCAATTCGCGCAGCCAGCGATACTGGCGGCCGTCCACCTGCTCGCGGGCGACGCCCTGCTTGTATTGCCAGTGGGCGGCGACGCCGCGGTCGGCGACTTCGTGCATCTCGCGGGTGCGGATCTGAACCTCGATACGATGCTTCTCCGGCCCCAGCACGCTGGTATGCAGCGAGCGGTAGCCATTGGGCTTGGGGGTGGAGATGTAGTCCTTGAATCGGCTCGGTATCACCGGGTAGCGGCTATGGATGATGCCCAGGGCCTGGTAGCAGTCGCCCAGGTCGTCCACCACGATGCGGAAGGCCATGATGTCGCAGAGCTGTTCGAAGCTGATGTTCTGGCGTTGCATCTTGCGCCAGATGGAATAGGGCGTCTTTTCGCGGCCGTTGATGGTGCATTCCAGGCCGCCGTCGGCCATCGTGCGCTTCAGTTCGGCGATGATGCGCGGAATCAACCCGCCGCCCTGTTCGCGCAGGAAATGCAGACGGGCGAGAATGGAATCGCGGGCATCGCCGTTCAGTTCGGCGAAGGCCAAGTCCTCCAGTTCGTGCTTGATCTCCTGCATGCCGATGCGCTCGGCCAAGGGCGCGTATATATCCATGGTCTCCAGCGCGATGCGGCGCCGGCTTTCCGGCTTCTGCACGAAGCCCAGGGTGCGCATGTTGTGCAGGCGGTCGGCCAGCTTGACCAGCAGCACCCGGATATCTTCCGACATGGCGAGCAAAAGCTTGCGGAAGTTTTCCGCCTGCTTGTTGTCCGACTGCAGTTCGATGCGGGTCAGCTTGGTAACGCCGTCGACCAGGCGGGCGACCTCGGCGCCGAAGTGCTTTTCGATCTCGTCGTAGGTGGCGTGGGTGTCCTCGATGACGTCGTGCAGCAGGGCCGTGACGATGGAGGCGGTATCCAGGCGGTAGTTGAGCAGGATACCCGCCACTTCGAGGGGATGGGAGAAGTAGGGATCGCCCGAGGCCCGCACCTGGGACCCATGCGCCTTCATTGCGAAGACATAGGCGCGGTTCAACAGATCCTCGTCCGCGTCCGGATCGTAGGCCTTGATGCGTTCGACGAGTTCGAACTGGCGGATCATGGCGCCCCCCGTCCATCTGCGGGGGTCCGGCCCGCGCGGCCGCCGCATGACTTATCCATGCAGGACCGGCTGGCCGTCATGGACTACTCCTCGGTGTCGGCGGCCTCAGCCTCGGCACCCATGTCGCCCATGCTGTCGGCGTCCTCGCCGTCCTCGCCGTCCAGCATCTCGGCGGCCTTGGCGGCGGCGCTTTGGGCGTCGGCCATTTCCTGCTTGATCTGCTCCTGGAAGGCCTGCATGTCCATTTCCTCCTCGACCGGTTCGTCGCGCTCGACGAACTTTTGCAGGCCGCGGATGATGCCATTTTCCAGGTCCTTGAGATCGACCGTGCAATCGGCGATCTCGCGTAGCGCCACGACCGGGTTCTTGTCGTTGTCGCGCTCGACGGTCAGCGAATTGCCGGCCGAAATGTTACGAGCCCGCTGAGCGGCGATCATCACCAACTCGAAGCGGTTCGGGATCCTGACGACGCAATCTTCAACCGTGACTCGGGCCATTCGAAAAACTCCAACACACCATAGACGTGGGGGCTCGGAAGGGCCGAGACTATAGGCACCCCGGCCATCTTACGCAAGATGGCATCCTGGACGGGCAGGCCCGGCGCGTCAAGACCCCGCCAAAGCCAGGACCGCCCCGGCCGCCTCGACGTCGGTCCGCAGGCGGACGCGGCGGGCCAGGGCTTCGAAATCGTCGCCCCAGAGCTCGGCCTGGAAGCGTTCGTCCACCAGGGCCGTTTCGAAGGCGGAGGCCGCATCGAGCCGCCCGGCCGCCAGGGCCAGGGCCACCACCAGGGAGCCGGTGGCCGCAGCGGCGCTGGCCACCGCCGCCAGTTCCAGATCGGTCAGGCCTTCGACCGCCCGGCGCAGGGCCGCCAGGGACTCGGGTGGCTGGGCGACGGCCAGGATGCCTTCGGTCACCCGCAATCGCGCTCCCAACGCCTCGGCGGCCCAATCCAGCAACGGGTCCCAGCGGGCCGCTTGGCGGGCTGCCAGTTCGGCGGGGTGGCCGGCTCGGTGGCAGAGCAGATCGGTTTCAACCATCGCCATCAGATGGCCGATCGCCGCATCCCGTTCCACCGGGACGCGGTCCAGCGCCGTGGCGGCCAGCTGGGTGATCGGCATGGTGTGGGGCCGGAGGATTCCCGCCTGGGCCGCCCACTCGCGGGCCACAGCCGCGGCCAGGGCGGCCGTGGGCAGGTGGAGGGACCTTCCGGCCGGAGTCTTGAGACCCCGGCCGTCGAGCCGAACGACGAAGGCGTCCCCGTCGGGGGACGCCTCCGCCTGGCGATAGAAGCGCCGTCGCTTGTCCCAGGACATCGGACCTACTTGCCGAACAGGCCCTTGACGCCCTTGGTCAGCCCTTCCAAGGGCTTGTCGGCCGCCTTGCCGCCAGGGGTGGCCGGCTTGTCGCCGCCCAGACCGGGCAGGGAACCCAGAAGCCCCTTGTCGCCGCCGCCGGCCGACTTGCTTTCCTTCGGCTTTTCGGGAGTCACCACCTTGCCGGCCAGGGCCGGGGTGCAATAGTCGGTCTCATCGACCTTGCCGCCGCCGGTCGCGGCACCGGCCAGCTTCTGGCCGACCACCGACAGGCCGCCGGTGGCCACCGCCGCGCCCACCTGGGTCGCCGCGCCAAGGGCCGCCTTGCCGGCTTCCAGGGCGTCCGGCTTGATGTCCGGATTGGCCATGGTGCCGCCGACCAGCATGGGCACCTCGGCCAAGCTGGCGACGCTGGTCTTCTTGGCGCGCGGCTCGATGCGCAGGTTGAGCCCTTCGGTCGCCAAGTTGATATCGCCCGTGCCGACCACCGATAGGCCGCCGGTCTCGAAGACGATGGCGCGTTGCTTGGCCATGCCCTTGCCGATGTCGAAGTTCAGCACGCCGCACTTGATGTCCTTGTCACCCTCGCTCTTGACGAAGGGCAGGATGGCCGCCACGTCGCCCGACACGATGTTGAGCGCGTTGGAAGCGATCTTGCCGCCCTGGGTGGTCACCCGGGCCTGTCCGTCCAGGCCGGCCATCAGGGCCCGCACCGACTTGCCGGTGCCGCGGACGTCGAGCGCCACGTCGAGCTTGCCGTTCTGCACCAGATCATTGCCCTGCACCTGCTTGAGCACCGCGCTGTAGTCCAGTTGCGCCACGTCCAGCTTGAGCGCCAGGGCCGGCGTCGCGGCCCCGCCGTCCAGGCTGAGGTTGCCGCCCACCTTGCCGCCGAAGGTGGTCAGGCCGAAGGGGCTGACGGTCAGCTTGCCGTTGGTCAGGGTCAGGTCGACGGCGATGTCGGTCAGGGTGTAGCCCTGGGCGACGATCTTCTTGCCCTTGAACTTGACCTTGGCGTCGGCCGCCTTCAGGCCGTCCAGGGGCAGCGGATCGTCCGGGAACACCCGGCCGCCCTTGGCCCCCGCGCCGCCGCCCTTGGCCCCCTCGCCGGCCGGCGCGGCCTTGCCGCCGTCCTTCTGCGGAGGGAGCAGTTGGTCGAGATCGAACAGGTTGGAGGCCAAGTCGGCGTCGACCGCCGGCCGAGCCCCCCCGAGGGCCACGGCAAGCTTGCCGGTCAGATCGCTGCCGCCCAGGGTGAGCTTCATGTCGCCCACCGCGTAGCCGTTCTGCGTATCGGCCAACCTGCCGGAAAAGGCCAGCGGAACCGCCGGGACCGGCCCGGCGTCCTTGAGACCGGGGGCCAGGGCGGCGGCCGCCTTGACGGTCTCGCCCAGCTTGGGCACGTCGATCTTCAGCCCCAGGTCGAGCCCTTTGCCTTCCAGCGGCCGGTCGATCTTGCCGTCCACCGCCGCCGCGACGCCCAGCAGGTCGGCCTTCAGGGTCAGCGGCATGGGCTTGCCGGCCAGCAGGTCGGGCACCGAGCCCAGCTTGCCCGCCACTTTGTAAGCCACGGCGTTCATGGTGCCGGCCAGGTTGAGCGCCAGGGGGGCGCTGGGGTTGTCGGCCTCCACGTCCAGGCTGTCCAGCCCGACGTTGAAGGTCTGGCCGCTCTTGCCGTCCTTGTAGGCGATCTTGATGTCCTTCAGGCGGACCATCTTGACCACCGGCATTTCGCCAGGTGCGCCGGCGTCCTTGGGCGCCTCGCCCGGCTTGGCCTCGCTTTTGGCGGCGGCGAATTCCCAGTTGCCCTTGCCCTGCCGGTCGGTCTCGGCCAGCAGGTCCAGGCCCTCGAGGACCAGGCGGTTGACCTGGACCTTCTTGCTCAGCAGGGGCATGAGGGCCACTTCGACATCCAGACGCTTCAGCTTGGCCATCTCGGGCCGCGAACCCCAACCCGCGTTGGAGAAGCTGACGCCTTCCACCGATAGCGACGGCGTCATCGAAACCTGGACCTTGATGTCGCCGGCGAACTTCAGGTCGCGGCCGGTAGCCGCCTTGGCCTGTTCGGCGATCGCGCCCTTGTACTGGTTGAAGTCCATGGATTTCAGGTAGGTGAAGCCGCCGACCAACGCCAGGACCACCAGCCCAATGACGCCACCTAGGATCATTCCAAGCTTTTTCATGATGCAGCCCCCATGACTGACAGGATGGTGGCGGGGATGTCGGGAAACGCATCGGCGATCCGATGGGCCCCCGCCGCCGTCAATTCGGAGCGCTCATGGTATCCCCAAGCGGCCCCGACCGCAAACGTTCCGGCGGCCCGGGCCATCTCCATATCGTAGGTGGTATCCCCTATGACAACAGAGCAGGTGGCCTCCACCCCCGTCTCCGCGAGCGCCTGGAGCATCATGTCGGGATGGGGCTTGCCGCGCACCCGGTCGGCGGTCTGCAAAGTGACGAAGCGGCCCTCCAGCCCGTGGGTCTTCAAGGTGTTGACCAGCCCCCGGTACGACTTGCCGGTCGCCACGCCCAGCAGCCAGCCTTCGGCGTCCAGACGAGCCAAGACATCTTCCACGCCGGGAAACAGGGGTTCGTGCACGACGTCGCGGGTCCGGAGGTCGGAAAAAGCCTCCTTGTAGCGTTCGGTAAGGATGGCGCAGGCCCCGTGGTCGCCGTCGGGCAGCAGGCGGAAGATGGCGTCGTAGAGCGGCAGCCCCACCACCCGGCGCACCGCGTGGGGCTCGGGGGCCGCGCGGCCTTCCCCCAGGAAAGCCGCATGCATGGCGGCGACGATGGAAGCCTGGCTGTCCACCAGGGTCCCGTCGCAATCGAAGACGGCAAGGCGCGGCTGACGTTCGAGGATGGTCGGCAAAAGGATGGCTCCATGTTCCCCCCTACCCTGCCCCGCCGGCCGCCGTTTGTCGACGGGAAGAATGGCCGGTTGATTCCCCCGCCCGCTTGCCGCGACAATGCCCCAGGCAGAAAGGCAGGTCCGTCATGACGGCGAAACCCAGGGATATCGAGATCGTCGAGGTGGAAACACCCTTTCGCGGCTATTTCCGCATCGACCGCTACAAGCTGCGCCACGAACTGTTCGAAGGGGGCATGAGCGGCGTCATGAGCCGCGAGGTCTTCGAACGCGGCCATGCGGCGACCATCCTTCTTTACGATCCCGACCGCGAGAAGCTGGTGTTCGTCGAACAGTTCCGCATCGGCGCCTACGCCGCCGCCCGCAACTCGCCCTGGTTCGCCGAAGATTTTTCCCCCTGGCTGATCGAGACCGTGGCCGGCATCATCGATGCCGGCGAAACGCCCGAACAGGTGGTGCGCCGCGAGGCCGGCGAGGAAGCCGACTGCCTGGTGCTGGACGTCATCCCGGTCATGCACTACCTGGTCAGCCCCGGCGGCACGACGGAATCCCTGTTCGTCTTCGTCGGACGTGTCGATTCCACCCAGGCCGGCGGCATCTTCGGTCTCCGGGAGGAACACGAAAACATCCGCGTCCTGGTGGCCGGGGTGGACGAAGCCTTCGCTTGGCTGGACGAAGGCCGCATCGTCAATTCCATGACCCTGATCCCCCTGATGTGGTTCCGCCACCACCGGGAGTCGGTACGACGGCGTTTCTTGGAAGGCGTCACGCCGTCCGCGTGAAGACGCCGTAGGCGATGTGGTAGGTCAGGGCCAGTTCGCCCTGGGCGTCCAGGTGGCGCAACAGGCGGCGCAGGGTGCCCGCCGGCAGGGGCCGGTAGCCGGGCGCCGGGACCTGCGCCCCGGTCTCGCGCAAGGCCTCCAGGAAGGCCAGGGCATTCGGATAGCTCCTGATTAACCGTTCTTCGGTGAATTTCAGATTGCCGTTGTCGGGCCACGCCATGGCGATGCGATCCGCACCGGGCAGGCGCGGGACGCCGCAATCGATGCCCAGGTCGGCATGGGCGCGGCGCCATTCGACGGCGCTGTCCTCGGCCAGGGTGGAAACCGCCAGGTAGCCGCCGGCCGCCAGCCGTTCCGACAGGCGGGCCAGGCCGGCTCCCAGGTCGTCGAACCACTGCACCGCCAGGTTGGAAACGATCAGGTCGAAGGGGCCGTCCACGTCCGGGGCCTCACCGTCCATGACGCGGAACTCCAGGCCCGGCCGCCCGGCCAGGGTCTGGCGGCACCGGTCCAGCATGCCCTCCGCGATATCAGTCACCACCCAGGAGCAGCCCGCCGGCAGATGGTCGATCAGCAGGCGGGTCAGGATGCCGGTTCCCGCCCCCACCTCAAGGACCCGGTAGTTTTCGCGCAACGGCAGCTTGATCGCCATGGCCGCCAGATGTTCGGCCGCGTGGCGTTGCAGATGGGCAGCCGCGTCGTAGGTGGCGGCGGCCTGGCCGAAGGACCGGGCGATGCGTTGCTTGCGGGCGCCTGGGATCATGCCCCGAGAACCTCCTTGATGACGGCGGCGCACCACTCGGGCCGGGTGCGGGGCAGCAGATGCCCGCCGGTCTCGCTCCAGCGCGCCTTGCCTTCGGGGAAGC
This window contains:
- a CDS encoding AsmA family protein — translated: MKKLGMILGGVIGLVVLALVGGFTYLKSMDFNQYKGAIAEQAKAATGRDLKFAGDIKVQVSMTPSLSVEGVSFSNAGWGSRPEMAKLKRLDVEVALMPLLSKKVQVNRLVLEGLDLLAETDRQGKGNWEFAAAKSEAKPGEAPKDAGAPGEMPVVKMVRLKDIKIAYKDGKSGQTFNVGLDSLDVEADNPSAPLALNLAGTMNAVAYKVAGKLGSVPDLLAGKPMPLTLKADLLGVAAAVDGKIDRPLEGKGLDLGLKIDVPKLGETVKAAAALAPGLKDAGPVPAVPLAFSGRLADTQNGYAVGDMKLTLGGSDLTGKLAVALGGARPAVDADLASNLFDLDQLLPPQKDGGKAAPAGEGAKGGGAGAKGGRVFPDDPLPLDGLKAADAKVKFKGKKIVAQGYTLTDIAVDLTLTNGKLTVSPFGLTTFGGKVGGNLSLDGGAATPALALKLDVAQLDYSAVLKQVQGNDLVQNGKLDVALDVRGTGKSVRALMAGLDGQARVTTQGGKIASNALNIVSGDVAAILPFVKSEGDKDIKCGVLNFDIGKGMAKQRAIVFETGGLSVVGTGDINLATEGLNLRIEPRAKKTSVASLAEVPMLVGGTMANPDIKPDALEAGKAALGAATQVGAAVATGGLSVVGQKLAGAATGGGKVDETDYCTPALAGKVVTPEKPKESKSAGGGDKGLLGSLPGLGGDKPATPGGKAADKPLEGLTKGVKGLFGK
- a CDS encoding HAD-IA family hydrolase; translated protein: MPTILERQPRLAVFDCDGTLVDSQASIVAAMHAAFLGEGRAAPEPHAVRRVVGLPLYDAIFRLLPDGDHGACAILTERYKEAFSDLRTRDVVHEPLFPGVEDVLARLDAEGWLLGVATGKSYRGLVNTLKTHGLEGRFVTLQTADRVRGKPHPDMMLQALAETGVEATCSVVIGDTTYDMEMARAAGTFAVGAAWGYHERSELTAAGAHRIADAFPDIPATILSVMGAAS
- a CDS encoding NUDIX domain-containing protein; the protein is MTAKPRDIEIVEVETPFRGYFRIDRYKLRHELFEGGMSGVMSREVFERGHAATILLYDPDREKLVFVEQFRIGAYAAARNSPWFAEDFSPWLIETVAGIIDAGETPEQVVRREAGEEADCLVLDVIPVMHYLVSPGGTTESLFVFVGRVDSTQAGGIFGLREEHENIRVLVAGVDEAFAWLDEGRIVNSMTLIPLMWFRHHRESVRRRFLEGVTPSA
- a CDS encoding methyltransferase domain-containing protein, which gives rise to MIPGARKQRIARSFGQAAATYDAAAHLQRHAAEHLAAMAIKLPLRENYRVLEVGAGTGILTRLLIDHLPAGCSWVVTDIAEGMLDRCRQTLAGRPGLEFRVMDGEAPDVDGPFDLIVSNLAVQWFDDLGAGLARLSERLAAGGYLAVSTLAEDSAVEWRRAHADLGIDCGVPRLPGADRIAMAWPDNGNLKFTEERLIRSYPNALAFLEALRETGAQVPAPGYRPLPAGTLRRLLRHLDAQGELALTYHIAYGVFTRTA